One Streptomyces sp. L2 genomic window carries:
- a CDS encoding gamma-glutamyl-gamma-aminobutyrate hydrolase family protein — MGARPLIGVSTYLETAARWGVWELEAALLPAGYPRLVQRAGGLAVMLPPDDPGHAAATVARLDGLVIAGGPDVDPACYGAERSPRTGPPARERDAWELALIRAALETGVPLLGVCRGMQLLNVACGGTLVQHLEGHAEVVGVFGGHAVKPVPGTLYAGAVPEETVVPTYHHQAVERLGRGLVPAAHAADGTIEAIELPSARGWVLGVQWHPEMGDDGRVMSALVAATG, encoded by the coding sequence GTGGGCGCACGACCGCTGATCGGTGTCAGCACCTATCTGGAGACCGCGGCGCGCTGGGGCGTGTGGGAGCTGGAGGCGGCGCTGCTGCCGGCCGGGTACCCGCGGCTGGTGCAGCGGGCCGGCGGGCTGGCCGTGATGCTGCCGCCCGACGACCCCGGGCACGCGGCGGCGACGGTGGCCCGGCTGGACGGGCTGGTGATCGCCGGCGGCCCGGACGTGGACCCGGCGTGCTACGGCGCGGAGCGCTCGCCGCGCACGGGGCCGCCGGCGCGGGAGCGGGACGCGTGGGAACTCGCCCTCATCCGGGCCGCGTTGGAGACCGGGGTGCCGCTGCTGGGGGTCTGCCGGGGCATGCAGCTGCTGAACGTGGCGTGCGGGGGCACGCTGGTCCAGCACCTGGAGGGGCACGCGGAGGTCGTCGGCGTGTTCGGCGGGCACGCGGTGAAGCCGGTGCCGGGGACGCTGTACGCGGGTGCGGTGCCGGAGGAGACGGTGGTACCGACGTACCACCACCAGGCGGTGGAGCGGCTCGGCAGGGGCCTGGTACCGGCGGCGCACGCGGCGGACGGCACGATCGAGGCGATCGAACTGCCGTCGGCTCGGGGGTGGGTGCTGGGGGTGCAGTGGCATCCGGAGATGGGGGATGACGGGCGGGTCATGAGTGCGCTGGTCGCCGCCACGGGCTGA
- a CDS encoding FCD domain-containing protein, producing MSRDGTSRPADRLAAVLRPVRAGNGFEEALEQILQVVRLGLVPGGERLPAERELAERLGVSRVTLREVLKVLQEQGLVEARRGRYGGTFVLRRADGGGQDELRRRIASVDIEDVLRFREVLEVGAAGLCASHGLDEGQASRLRAALDRTRDAPLGEYRRLDTLLHLTLAELCGSPSLTARYAAVRATVNDLLDCIPLLVRNLEHSQRQHAALVEAVLDGDADGARETMREHCAGTAALLRGFLA from the coding sequence ATGTCGCGGGACGGGACTTCGAGGCCGGCCGATCGGCTCGCCGCCGTGCTGCGGCCGGTGCGCGCGGGCAACGGCTTCGAGGAGGCGCTGGAGCAGATCCTCCAGGTCGTACGGCTGGGTCTGGTGCCCGGCGGCGAGCGGCTGCCGGCCGAGCGGGAGCTGGCCGAGCGGCTGGGGGTCAGCCGGGTGACGCTGCGCGAGGTGCTGAAGGTCCTCCAGGAGCAGGGGCTGGTCGAGGCCCGGCGTGGGCGGTACGGCGGAACGTTTGTCCTGCGGCGCGCGGACGGGGGCGGTCAGGACGAGCTACGGCGGCGGATCGCCTCGGTCGACATCGAGGATGTGCTGCGGTTCCGCGAGGTGCTGGAGGTGGGCGCGGCCGGGCTGTGTGCTTCGCACGGGCTGGACGAGGGGCAGGCGTCGCGGCTGCGGGCCGCGCTGGACCGCACGCGGGACGCTCCGCTCGGCGAGTACCGGCGCCTGGACACCCTTTTGCACCTCACCCTGGCCGAGCTGTGCGGGTCGCCGTCGCTGACCGCGCGGTACGCGGCGGTCCGGGCCACGGTGAACGACCTGCTCGACTGCATCCCGCTGCTGGTACGCAACCTGGAGCACTCGCAGCGCCAGCACGCCGCGCTGGTCGAGGCGGTGCTGGACGGGGACGCGGACGGTGCGCGGGAGACGATGCGGGAACACTGCGCGGGCACGGCGGCGCTGCTGCGGGGCTTCCTCGCCTGA
- a CDS encoding glutamine synthetase family protein produces MADRTPPLSVEELHTLVAGGEIDTVVLAFPDMQGRLQGKRFAARFFLDEVLHHGTEGCNYLLAVDTDMNTVDGYAMSSWDRGYGDFALHPDPATLRRVPWHPGTALLLADLAWEDGSPVTEAPRQILRRQLERLAALGYTAQAGTELEFIVFRDSYEQAWDANYRGLTPANQYNIDYSILGTGRIEPLLRRIRNDMAGAGLTVESAKGECNPGQHEIVFRYDEALVTCDQHALYKTGAKEIAAQEGVSLTFMAKYNEREGNSCHIHLSLADADGTSAMPGPDGPHGMSEVMRHFLAGQLAALRDFALLYAPTINSYKRFQSGSFAPTAVAWGHDNRTCALRVVGHGRSLRFENRLPGGDVNPYLAVAGMVAAGLHGIEHKLQLPEPCTGNAYTADFAHVPATLREAAELWESSETARAAFGDEVVDHYRNMARVELAAFDSAITDWELRRSFERL; encoded by the coding sequence GTGGCAGACCGCACACCCCCGCTGAGCGTTGAGGAGCTGCACACCCTCGTCGCCGGCGGTGAGATCGACACCGTCGTCCTGGCCTTCCCGGACATGCAGGGCCGGCTCCAGGGCAAGCGGTTCGCCGCCCGCTTCTTCCTCGACGAGGTCCTGCACCACGGCACCGAGGGCTGCAACTACCTCCTCGCCGTCGACACCGACATGAACACCGTCGACGGCTACGCCATGTCCTCCTGGGACCGCGGCTACGGCGACTTCGCCCTGCACCCCGACCCCGCCACCCTGCGCCGCGTCCCCTGGCACCCCGGCACCGCCCTGCTGCTGGCCGACCTGGCCTGGGAGGACGGCTCACCGGTCACCGAGGCCCCACGCCAGATCCTGCGCCGCCAACTGGAGCGCCTCGCCGCACTCGGCTACACCGCACAAGCCGGCACCGAGCTGGAGTTCATCGTCTTCAGGGACAGCTACGAGCAGGCCTGGGACGCGAACTACCGCGGCCTGACCCCGGCCAACCAGTACAACATCGACTACTCGATCCTCGGCACCGGCCGCATCGAGCCGCTGCTGCGCCGGATCCGCAACGACATGGCCGGCGCCGGCCTCACCGTCGAGTCCGCCAAGGGCGAGTGCAACCCCGGCCAGCACGAGATCGTGTTCCGCTACGACGAGGCCCTCGTCACCTGCGACCAGCACGCCCTGTACAAGACCGGCGCCAAGGAGATCGCCGCCCAGGAAGGCGTCTCCCTCACCTTCATGGCCAAGTACAACGAGCGCGAGGGCAACTCCTGCCACATCCACCTCTCCCTGGCCGACGCCGACGGGACCAGCGCGATGCCCGGCCCGGACGGCCCGCACGGCATGTCCGAGGTCATGCGGCACTTCCTCGCCGGACAGCTCGCCGCCCTGCGCGACTTCGCCCTGCTCTACGCCCCCACCATCAACTCCTACAAGCGGTTCCAGTCCGGCTCGTTCGCCCCCACCGCCGTCGCCTGGGGCCACGACAACCGGACCTGCGCCCTGCGCGTCGTCGGCCACGGCCGCTCCCTGCGCTTCGAGAACCGGCTGCCCGGCGGTGACGTCAACCCGTACCTCGCCGTCGCCGGCATGGTCGCGGCCGGCCTCCACGGCATCGAGCACAAACTCCAGCTGCCCGAGCCCTGCACCGGCAACGCCTACACCGCGGACTTCGCCCACGTGCCCGCCACCCTGCGCGAGGCCGCCGAGCTGTGGGAGAGCAGCGAGACCGCCCGGGCGGCCTTCGGCGACGAGGTCGTCGACCACTACCGGAACATGGCCCGCGTCGAACTCGCCGCCTTCGACTCCGCCATCACCGACTGGGAGCTGCGCCGCTCCTTCGAACGCCTGTGA
- a CDS encoding aldehyde dehydrogenase family protein — protein MSAADELKVLNPATEEVVAIVPAAAPEDVDAAVVRAARAQTAWAALAPADRARLLRRFADAVDVHVEELAQLEVREAGHTVAGARWEAGNARDLLLYAAGGAERLLGKQIPVPGGWDVTFLEPLGVVGVIAPWNFPMPIAAWGTFPALAAGNAVVLKPAETTPLTALRLAGLALEAGLPEHLFQVLPGHGHIAGRALVDHPAVAKIVFTGSTRTGREAMERCARQVKPVTLELGGKSPNVVFADADLDAALDPFSFLDNSGQDCCARTRILVQESVYDEARAVLADALAAVVVGDPADEKTQMGPLISRRQLDRVRSYVPDDAPALRGSAPDGPGFWFPPTVLTGERPDSAAACEEIFGPVAVLLPFTDEDDAIRLANDTPYGLAGSLWTRDLGRALRVSRAVRAGNLSVNSHSSVRYSTPFGGFKQSGLGRELGPDALTAFTETKNVFISTEGPAL, from the coding sequence GTGTCCGCAGCCGACGAGTTGAAGGTCCTCAACCCCGCCACGGAGGAGGTCGTCGCCATCGTCCCCGCCGCTGCTCCCGAGGACGTGGACGCCGCCGTCGTACGGGCCGCCCGCGCCCAGACGGCCTGGGCGGCCCTCGCCCCCGCCGACCGGGCCCGGCTGCTGCGCCGCTTCGCCGACGCCGTCGACGTCCACGTCGAGGAACTGGCCCAGCTGGAGGTCCGCGAGGCCGGGCACACCGTCGCGGGCGCCCGCTGGGAGGCCGGCAACGCCCGCGACCTGCTGCTCTACGCGGCCGGCGGCGCCGAACGCCTCCTCGGCAAGCAGATCCCGGTCCCCGGCGGCTGGGACGTCACCTTCCTCGAACCCCTCGGTGTCGTCGGCGTGATCGCGCCCTGGAACTTCCCGATGCCGATCGCCGCCTGGGGTACCTTCCCGGCGCTCGCGGCCGGCAACGCGGTCGTCCTCAAACCCGCCGAGACGACCCCGCTGACCGCCCTGCGCCTGGCCGGACTCGCCCTCGAAGCGGGCCTGCCCGAGCACCTCTTCCAGGTCCTGCCCGGACACGGCCACATCGCCGGGCGCGCCCTCGTCGACCACCCTGCCGTCGCCAAGATCGTGTTCACCGGCTCCACCCGCACCGGCCGCGAGGCCATGGAACGCTGCGCCCGGCAGGTCAAACCGGTCACCCTCGAACTCGGCGGCAAGAGCCCCAACGTGGTGTTCGCCGACGCCGACCTCGACGCCGCCCTCGACCCGTTCTCCTTCCTGGACAACTCCGGCCAGGACTGCTGCGCCCGCACCCGCATCCTCGTCCAGGAGTCCGTCTACGACGAGGCCCGCGCCGTCCTCGCCGACGCGCTGGCCGCCGTCGTGGTCGGCGACCCGGCCGACGAGAAGACCCAGATGGGCCCGCTGATCTCCCGCAGGCAGCTCGACCGCGTCCGGTCCTACGTCCCCGACGACGCCCCCGCCCTGCGCGGCAGCGCCCCCGACGGACCCGGCTTCTGGTTCCCGCCGACCGTGCTCACCGGCGAACGGCCGGACAGCGCGGCCGCTTGCGAGGAGATCTTCGGGCCCGTCGCCGTCCTGCTCCCCTTCACCGACGAGGACGACGCGATCCGCCTCGCCAACGACACCCCCTACGGGCTGGCCGGCTCCCTGTGGACCCGCGACCTGGGCCGCGCCCTGCGCGTCTCCCGGGCCGTCCGGGCGGGCAACCTGTCCGTCAACTCCCATTCCAGCGTGCGCTACTCCACCCCGTTCGGCGGCTTCAAGCAGTCCGGCCTCGGCCGCGAACTCGGCCCCGACGCCCTGACCGCCTTCACCGAGACCAAGAACGTCTTCATCAGCACGGAGGGCCCCGCACTGTGA
- a CDS encoding 3-oxoacyl-ACP reductase yields MTSSDTDIICRRLAGRTAVVTGAGSGIGLAAARRLASEGAHVVCADVDEPRGKAAAEETGGLFVKTDVTDPEQVEALFQAAYDTYGSVDVAFNNAGISPPDDDSILDTGLEAWKRVQEVNLTSVYLCCKAAIPYMRRQGKGSIINTASFVARMGAATSQISYTASKGGVLAMSRELGVQFAREGIRVNALCPGPVNTPLLRELFAKDPERAARRLVHIPVGRFAEAEEIAAAVAFLASDDSSFVNATDFLVDGGISGAYVTPL; encoded by the coding sequence GTGACCTCTTCCGACACCGACATCATCTGCCGCCGCCTGGCCGGCCGTACCGCCGTCGTCACCGGAGCCGGCAGCGGCATCGGCCTCGCCGCCGCACGCCGGCTCGCCTCCGAGGGCGCGCACGTCGTCTGCGCCGACGTCGACGAGCCCCGCGGCAAGGCCGCCGCCGAGGAGACCGGCGGGCTCTTCGTGAAGACCGACGTCACCGACCCCGAGCAGGTCGAGGCGCTGTTCCAGGCGGCGTACGACACCTACGGCAGCGTCGACGTCGCCTTCAACAACGCCGGCATCTCCCCGCCCGACGACGACTCCATCCTGGACACCGGTCTGGAGGCGTGGAAGCGCGTCCAGGAGGTCAACCTGACCTCCGTCTACCTGTGCTGCAAGGCCGCCATCCCCTACATGCGCCGCCAGGGCAAGGGCTCCATCATCAACACGGCGTCCTTCGTGGCCCGGATGGGCGCGGCCACCTCCCAGATCTCGTACACCGCGTCCAAAGGCGGAGTCCTCGCCATGTCCCGCGAACTGGGCGTGCAGTTCGCGCGGGAGGGCATCCGCGTGAACGCGCTGTGCCCCGGGCCGGTCAACACCCCACTGCTGCGGGAGCTGTTCGCGAAGGACCCCGAGCGGGCCGCGCGCCGGCTCGTGCACATCCCGGTCGGCCGGTTCGCCGAGGCCGAGGAGATCGCCGCCGCCGTCGCCTTCCTCGCCAGCGACGACTCCTCGTTCGTCAACGCGACCGACTTCCTGGTGGACGGGGGGATCTCGGGCGCGTACGTGACCCCGCTGTAG
- a CDS encoding amino acid deaminase/aldolase: MTARAADRARYDRATAHLDAPLAIVDLDAFDANADDLVRRAGGKPVRVASKSVRCRALLERALARDGFRGVMSFTLAESLWLARSGFDDILLAYPSADRSGFAELAADPKLASAVTVMVDDVAHLDLIDAARDGGREDVRVCLELDTALKLFGGRVRVGARRSPLHSPAQLAELARAVVRRPGFRLVGIMAYEGHVAGVGDAVAGRPLRSRAIRLMQAAARRELAERRAAVVRAVRAVAPDLEFVNGGGTGSVQHTAAEDAVTEIAAGSGLYVPRLFDNYTSFTGRPAALFAQPVVRRPGVGIVTVLGGGYPASGAAGPDRLPVPYLPEGLRYDPQEGPGEVQTPLLGSPADDLLIGDKVWFRHAKAGELCERFETLHLVGGDAVTAAVPTYRGEGHTFL; encoded by the coding sequence ATGACTGCGCGCGCCGCCGACCGGGCCCGTTACGACCGGGCCACCGCCCATCTCGACGCCCCTCTCGCGATCGTGGACCTCGACGCCTTCGACGCCAACGCGGACGACCTGGTCCGCCGCGCGGGCGGCAAGCCCGTCCGGGTCGCCAGCAAGTCCGTGCGCTGCCGGGCCCTGCTGGAACGCGCCCTGGCCAGGGACGGCTTCCGGGGCGTCATGTCGTTCACGCTGGCCGAGTCCCTGTGGCTCGCCCGCTCCGGGTTCGACGACATCCTGCTGGCCTACCCCTCCGCCGACCGTTCCGGCTTCGCCGAGCTGGCCGCCGATCCCAAGCTCGCCTCCGCCGTGACCGTGATGGTCGACGACGTCGCGCACCTGGACCTCATCGACGCGGCACGCGACGGCGGGCGTGAGGACGTCCGGGTCTGTCTGGAACTGGACACGGCGCTGAAGCTGTTCGGCGGCCGGGTCCGGGTGGGGGCTCGGCGGTCGCCGCTGCACTCCCCCGCGCAGCTTGCCGAGCTGGCCCGGGCCGTGGTCCGGCGGCCGGGCTTCCGGCTGGTGGGGATCATGGCGTACGAGGGGCATGTCGCCGGCGTCGGGGACGCGGTCGCCGGACGGCCGCTGCGCTCGCGGGCGATCCGGCTGATGCAGGCCGCCGCCCGGCGGGAACTCGCCGAGCGGCGGGCCGCGGTGGTGCGGGCCGTCCGTGCCGTGGCGCCGGACCTGGAGTTCGTCAACGGCGGCGGCACGGGCAGTGTGCAGCACACGGCGGCCGAGGACGCCGTCACGGAGATCGCCGCCGGGTCGGGGCTGTACGTGCCGCGCCTGTTCGACAACTACACGTCGTTCACCGGCCGTCCGGCCGCCCTCTTCGCGCAGCCCGTCGTCCGGCGGCCGGGGGTCGGGATCGTCACGGTGCTCGGCGGCGGCTACCCGGCCTCCGGTGCCGCCGGCCCCGACCGGCTGCCGGTGCCGTACCTGCCCGAGGGGCTGAGGTACGACCCGCAGGAGGGCCCCGGTGAGGTGCAGACCCCGCTGCTCGGCTCCCCCGCCGACGATCTGCTGATCGGCGACAAGGTGTGGTTCCGGCACGCGAAGGCGGGCGAGCTGTGCGAGCGGTTCGAGACGCTGCACCTGGTCGGGGGCGACGCGGTGACGGCGGCCGTGCCGACGTACCGCGGTGAGGGGCACACCTTCCTCTGA
- the mycP gene encoding type VII secretion-associated serine protease mycosin gives MTRTFPRPAPRPFARPVRRRRRTVTTGSALTSLLLAGSLVLLPAATAHADGIRAQQWGLSALHTAQAWRVTRGKGVTVAVLDTGVEADHPDLAGNVLPGKDMIGFGAEPGDRSWARHGTAMAGIIAGHGHGPGRTAGVIGIAPEAKILPVRVILEDGDPARGKARTSRGNALADGIRWAADHGADVINLSLGDDSSSAHPEAGEDEAVQYALKKGVVVVASAGNGGDKGDHVSYPAAYPGVIAATAVDRYGTRASFSTRRWYATVSAPGVDVVIADPDHKYYEGWGTSAASAFVSGTVALIKAVHPDLTPAQIKKLLEDTARNSPVGGRDDSRGFGLVDPAAALKAAARLKPEGLEVTSYGEKYFGPGPDTPKDTAGTSAWAAPLAGGAGGVLLIAGVVLWRSRERRPEEYGEFR, from the coding sequence ATGACGCGAACGTTCCCGCGACCGGCCCCGCGACCGTTTGCGCGACCGGTCCGCCGCCGGCGCCGGACGGTCACCACCGGCTCGGCGCTCACGAGCCTTCTCCTGGCCGGCTCCCTCGTCCTGCTGCCCGCCGCCACCGCCCACGCCGACGGCATCCGCGCCCAGCAGTGGGGCCTGTCCGCGCTGCACACCGCGCAGGCCTGGCGCGTCACGCGGGGCAAGGGCGTCACCGTCGCCGTCCTGGACACCGGCGTCGAGGCCGATCACCCCGACCTGGCCGGCAACGTCCTGCCGGGCAAGGACATGATCGGCTTCGGCGCCGAGCCCGGCGACCGGAGCTGGGCCCGGCACGGCACCGCGATGGCCGGGATCATCGCCGGGCACGGCCACGGACCCGGCCGTACCGCCGGCGTCATCGGCATCGCCCCCGAGGCGAAGATCCTGCCCGTGCGGGTCATCCTGGAGGACGGCGACCCCGCCCGCGGCAAGGCCCGCACCAGCCGGGGCAACGCCCTCGCCGACGGCATCCGCTGGGCCGCCGACCACGGCGCCGACGTCATCAACCTCTCCCTCGGCGACGACTCCAGCTCCGCCCACCCCGAGGCCGGCGAGGACGAGGCCGTCCAGTACGCCCTCAAGAAGGGAGTGGTCGTCGTCGCCTCCGCCGGCAACGGCGGCGACAAGGGCGACCACGTCTCCTACCCGGCCGCCTACCCGGGCGTCATCGCCGCCACCGCCGTCGACCGCTACGGCACCCGCGCCTCGTTCTCCACCCGCCGCTGGTACGCCACGGTCAGCGCGCCCGGCGTGGACGTCGTCATCGCCGACCCCGACCACAAGTACTACGAGGGCTGGGGCACCTCCGCCGCCTCCGCCTTCGTCTCCGGCACGGTCGCCCTCATCAAGGCCGTCCACCCGGACCTGACACCGGCCCAGATCAAGAAGCTCCTGGAGGACACGGCCCGCAACTCTCCCGTCGGCGGCCGGGACGACTCCCGCGGCTTCGGCCTCGTCGACCCGGCCGCCGCGCTGAAGGCCGCCGCCCGGCTCAAACCGGAGGGCCTGGAGGTGACCTCGTACGGCGAGAAGTACTTCGGCCCCGGCCCCGACACCCCCAAGGACACCGCCGGCACCTCCGCGTGGGCGGCCCCTCTCGCGGGAGGCGCCGGCGGGGTCCTGCTGATCGCCGGCGTCGTGCTGTGGCGGAGCCGCGAACGCCGGCCGGAGGAGTACGGCGAGTTCCGCTGA
- a CDS encoding SseB family protein, which translates to MANKNIPDSGFSDDDGTADPRLSAALAAWAGDRTAVAPVLEALKGARLLVPVVAVLGEVEEDSQEGREALSKGGGGRREGGLRREKSSDMAVPTLKAGGRTALPAFTSTDSLARWDPAARPVAVPLHQALQAAAHEKADTVVLDLAGPVPFELTGPALLALAEGRTTTDPLADPAVVAAVRAAVAAEPAVLRAHLGPGQADGTLALVLDPAAPPAGAARAVAERLAADETLRARLVRGLDLALLPAGTTPPGEPLYVRK; encoded by the coding sequence GTGGCGAACAAGAACATTCCCGACTCCGGCTTCTCCGACGACGACGGCACCGCCGACCCCCGGCTGAGCGCCGCGCTCGCCGCCTGGGCCGGGGATCGCACCGCCGTCGCGCCGGTCCTGGAGGCCCTCAAGGGCGCGCGACTGCTGGTCCCGGTCGTAGCGGTCCTGGGGGAGGTCGAGGAGGACAGTCAAGAGGGGCGCGAAGCTCTTTCGAAGGGTGGCGGTGGGCGACGGGAGGGCGGGCTGCGCCGCGAGAAGAGCAGCGACATGGCCGTTCCGACGCTGAAGGCCGGCGGGCGCACCGCGCTGCCCGCCTTCACCTCGACCGACTCCCTCGCCCGCTGGGATCCGGCGGCCCGGCCCGTCGCCGTACCGCTGCACCAGGCGCTGCAGGCGGCCGCGCACGAGAAGGCGGACACGGTGGTGCTGGACCTCGCGGGTCCGGTGCCGTTCGAACTGACCGGCCCGGCGCTGCTCGCCCTCGCCGAGGGCCGTACGACCACGGACCCGCTCGCCGACCCGGCCGTCGTGGCCGCCGTCCGCGCCGCCGTGGCCGCCGAGCCGGCCGTGCTGCGCGCCCACCTCGGCCCCGGTCAGGCAGACGGCACGCTCGCGCTGGTCCTGGACCCGGCCGCCCCGCCCGCCGGGGCCGCCCGCGCGGTCGCCGAACGGCTGGCCGCCGACGAGACACTGCGGGCCCGCCTGGTGCGCGGCCTCGACCTGGCACTGCTGCCGGCCGGGACCACGCCTCCGGGCGAGCCCTTGTACGTGCGGAAATAG
- a CDS encoding DUF1844 domain-containing protein has product MSDTPPETPDFDAMTRDIAEVPAVEVIVTVAVNLMSAAAVKLGLSEEGEKYKDLDEARKLITGLAGLLDASATEISSFHAAPLRDGLKSLQLAFREASLVPDEPGQGPGEKYTGPVYG; this is encoded by the coding sequence ATGAGTGACACCCCTCCTGAGACCCCCGACTTCGACGCGATGACCCGGGACATCGCCGAGGTCCCCGCCGTCGAGGTGATCGTGACGGTCGCCGTCAACCTGATGAGCGCCGCCGCCGTGAAGCTCGGGCTGAGCGAGGAGGGCGAGAAGTACAAGGACCTGGACGAGGCCCGCAAGCTGATCACCGGTCTCGCCGGCCTGCTGGACGCGAGCGCGACCGAGATCAGCTCCTTCCACGCGGCTCCGCTGCGCGACGGCCTGAAGTCGCTGCAGCTGGCGTTCCGCGAGGCCTCCCTGGTCCCGGACGAGCCGGGCCAGGGTCCGGGCGAGAAGTACACCGGCCCGGTCTACGGCTGA
- the infC gene encoding translation initiation factor IF-3 translates to MSAEPRINDRIRVPEVRLVGPSGEQVGIVPLAKALELAQEYDLDLVEVAANARPPVCKLMDYGKFKYESAMKAREARKNQAHTVIKEMKLRPKIDPHDYDTKKGHVVRFLKQGDKVKITIMFRGREQSRPELGYRLLQRLAEDVQDLGFVESNPKQDGRNMIMVLGPHKKKTEAMAEARQAQEARKADAKANPGRSQNPAEAEAEAPAEEPAEA, encoded by the coding sequence ATCAGCGCCGAGCCCCGCATCAACGACCGGATTCGCGTTCCCGAGGTGCGACTTGTCGGTCCCAGCGGCGAGCAGGTCGGGATTGTTCCGCTTGCCAAGGCCCTGGAGCTTGCGCAGGAGTACGACCTGGACCTGGTCGAGGTCGCGGCGAACGCCCGTCCGCCCGTGTGCAAGCTCATGGACTACGGGAAGTTCAAGTACGAGTCGGCCATGAAGGCCCGTGAGGCGCGCAAGAACCAGGCGCACACGGTCATCAAGGAGATGAAGCTCCGGCCGAAGATCGACCCGCACGACTACGACACCAAGAAGGGTCACGTCGTCCGGTTCCTCAAGCAGGGCGACAAGGTCAAGATCACGATCATGTTCCGTGGTCGCGAGCAGTCCCGCCCCGAGCTGGGCTACCGACTGCTGCAGCGTCTCGCGGAGGACGTCCAGGACCTCGGTTTCGTCGAGTCGAACCCGAAGCAGGACGGCCGGAACATGATCATGGTTCTCGGTCCGCACAAGAAGAAGACCGAGGCGATGGCCGAGGCTCGCCAGGCGCAGGAAGCCCGCAAGGCGGATGCGAAGGCCAACCCCGGTCGCTCGCAGAACCCCGCGGAGGCCGAGGCCGAGGCGCCTGCCGAGGAGCCCGCCGAGGCGTGA
- the rpmI gene encoding 50S ribosomal protein L35: MPKNKSHSGASKRFKVTGSGKVLRERAGKRHLLEHKSSRVTRRLTGNAEMAPGDAAKIKKLLGK, encoded by the coding sequence ATGCCGAAGAACAAGTCGCACAGCGGTGCCAGCAAGCGCTTCAAGGTCACCGGCTCCGGCAAGGTGCTCCGTGAGCGCGCCGGCAAGCGCCACCTGCTTGAGCACAAGTCGTCCCGTGTGACGCGTCGCCTCACCGGCAACGCCGAGATGGCCCCGGGCGACGCCGCGAAGATCAAGAAGCTTCTCGGCAAGTGA